A region from the Arvicola amphibius chromosome 12, mArvAmp1.2, whole genome shotgun sequence genome encodes:
- the Gdf2 gene encoding growth/differentiation factor 2, producing MSPGAFWVALLLLFLLVCPTHQKPLQDWVQPSPGGNARSSLGLSGGGEEGVFDLKMFLENMKMDFLRSLNLSGIPSQDKTRVEPPQYMIDLYNRYTTDKSSTPASNIVRSFSVEDAVSTAATEDFPFQKHILLFNISIPRHEQITRAELRLYVSCQNRVDSTGGLEGNMVVYDVLDGGDTWDGASGTRTFLVSQDIQDEGWETLEVSSAVKRWVRADSSTNKNKLEVTVESHRKGCDTLDISVPPGSKNLPFFVVFSNDRSNGTKETRLELKEMIGHEQETVLVKTSRSGYQEAGESHEEEEADGHTAVGPFLARRKRSTGASSHCQRTSLRVNFEDIGWDSWIIAPKEYDAYECKGGCFFPLADDVTPTKHAIVQTLVHLKFPTKVGKACCVPTKLSPISILYKDDMGVPTLKYHYEGMSVAECGCR from the exons ATGTCCCCTGGGGCCTTCTGGGTGGCCCTGCTCTTGCTGTTCCTGCTGGTCTGTCCCACACACCAGAAGCCGCTGCAGGACTGGGTCCAGCCATCCCCAGGGGGAAACGCCCGCAGCTCACTGGGGTTGtctggaggtggagaggagggtgTCTTTGACTTGAAGATGTTCCTGGAGAACATGAAGATGGACTTCCTGCGCAGCCTTAACTTGAGCGGCATCCCCTCCCAGGACAAAACCAGAGTGGAGCCACCCCAGTACATGATCGACCTCTACAACAGGTACACGACCGACAAGTCGTCCACTCCGGCCTCCAACATCGTTCGGAGCTTCAGTGTGGAAG ATGCTGTATCAACAGCTGCCACAGAGGACTTCCCCTTCCAGAAACACATCCTACTCTTCAACATCTCCATCCCTCGGCACGAGCAGATCACCAGGGCTGAGCTCCGCCTCTATGTCTCTTGCCAAAATCGCGTGGACTCCACTGGTGGGCTGGAAGGAAACATGGTTGTCTACGATGTTCTGGATGGAGGTGACACTTGGGATGGTGCCTCAGGGACCAGGACCTTCTTAGTATCTCAGGACATTCAGGACGAAGGCTGGGAGACCTTGGAAGtatctagtgctgtgaagagatgggTCAGGGCAGATTCCTCCACAAACAAGAATAAGTTAGAAGTCACAGTGGAGAGCCATAGGAAGGGCTGTGACACACTGGACATCAGTGTCCCACCAGGTTCCAAAAACCTGCCCTTCTTTGTCGTCTTCTCCAATGACCGTAGCAACGGGACCAAAGAGACCAGGCTGGAGCTGAAGGAGATGATCGGCCATGAGCAGGAGACCGTGCTTGTGAAGACATCCAGGAGCGGTTACCAGGAAGCAGGCGAGAGccatgaggaggaggaagcagatggGCACACAGCTGTGGGACCTTTCTTAGCTAGAAGGAAGAGGAGCACTGGGGCCAGCAGCCACTGCCAGAGGACATCCCTCAGGGTGAACTTTGAGGACATAGGCTGGGACAGTTGGATCATTGCACCCAAGGAATACGATGCCTATGAGTGTAAAGGAGGCTGCTTCTTCCCACTGGCGGATGATGTGACACCCACAAAGCATGCCATTGTGCAGACCCTGGTGCATCTCAAGTTCCCCACGAAGGTGGGCAAAGCCTGCTGTGTTCCCACCAAACTGAGTCCCATCTCCATCCTCTACAAGGATGATATGGGGGTGCCAACCCTCAAGTACCACTATGAGGGAATGAGTGTGGCAGAGTGTGGGTGCAGGTAG